One stretch of Cyclopterus lumpus isolate fCycLum1 chromosome 10, fCycLum1.pri, whole genome shotgun sequence DNA includes these proteins:
- the LOC117737421 gene encoding protein Wnt-8a-like → MVHAFFWLLPLLYKTCPGHAWVASNFLMTGPKAHLTYARSVQGGAQSGIDECKHQFAWDRWNCPDSATQLKGLKRATRETSFVHAISAAGVMYTLTRNCSLGDLDNCGCDVSKNGKIGGRGWLWGGCSDNVDFGERISKQYVDAQETGQDSRAAVNLHNNAAGRLAVKATMKRICRCHGMSESCSVQTCWTQLSDFREIGNYLKSKHGQAQKLDVDKKRMRAGNSADNRGAVVDAFGGVAQTELIYLEDSPDYCRRNTSMGLYGTEGRECVQHGEGLAPWERRSCRRLCHECGLRVEERRTDVVSSCNCKFHWCCTVNCDDCSQVIVKHVCARREGADGTGFRRRYRGPK, encoded by the exons ATGGTGCATGCTTTTTTTTGGCTCCTGCCTCTTTTATACAAAACGTGTCCGGGACATGCTTG GGTGGCAAGTAACTTTCTTATGACTGGACCCAAG GCCCACCTCACCTATGCAAGGAGCGTGCAGGGGGGCGCACAGAGTGGGATCGACGAGTGCAAACACCAGTTTGCGTGGGATAGATGGAACTGTCCCGACTCTGCCACTCAGCTCAAAGGACTAAAACGCG CCACCAGAGAGACTTCTTTCGTCCACGCCATCAGTGCAGCGGGGGTCATGTACACTCTGACCAGGAACTGCAGTCTGGGAGACCTCGACAACTGCGGCTGCGATGTCTCCAAGAACGGGAAAATCG GAGGTCGTGGCTGGCTGTGGGGTGGCTGTAGCGACAACGTGGATTTCGGGGAGAGGATTTCCAAACAGTACGTGGACGCGCAGGAGACAGGGCAGGACTCCAGGGCTGCTGTCAACCTGCACAACAACGCGGCCGGGCGGCTG GCTGTGAAGGCAACGATGAAGCGCATCTGCAGATGTCACGGCATGTCTGAGAGCTGCAGTGTCCAAACCTGCTGGACGCAGCTGTCCGACTTCAGAGAAATCGGCAATTACTTGAAAAGTAAGCACGGCCAAGCCCAGAAACTGGACGTCGACAAAAAGCGCATGCGTGCCGGCAACAGCGCGGACAACCGGGGCGCCGTCGTGGACGCGTTTGGAGGCGTCGCGCAGACGGAGCTCATATACCTGGAGGACTCCCCGGACTACTGCAGGAGGAACACCAGCATGGGGCTGTACGGCACCGAGGGCCGGGAGTGTGTGCAGCACGGAGAGGGTCTGGCCCCGTGGGAGAGGCGCAGCTGCCGCCGGTTGTGTCACGAATGCGgcctgagggtggaggagaggcgCACGGATGTGGTGAGCAGCTGCAACTGCAAATTCCACTGGTGCTGCACGGTGAACTGCGACGACTGCTCTCAGGTCATAGTCAAACACGTGTGCGCCAGGAGGGAAGGGGCGGATGGGACCGGCTTCAGACGGAGATACCGAGGACCCAAGTGA